A portion of the Edaphobacter lichenicola genome contains these proteins:
- the dnaJ gene encoding molecular chaperone DnaJ: MATANVTKVDYYEVLSVSRDASDQELKTSYRKLAMQYHPDRNPDDPKAEEKFKECSEAYQVLSDPEKRAAYDRYGHAAFQGGAGGAGGPFGGGFSGNAQDLGDIFGDLFGEMFNMGGSGRQASRVQRGRDLRYDLTLEFEEAVFGKEKEITIRRTETCTDCKGTGAAKGKAPVTCTQCGGRGQQRFQQGFFSVARTCSVCSGTGTLIVDPCQTCKGQTVVQREHSILVKVPAGVEQDTRIRYSGEGEAGKFAGPSGDLYVVLSVKAHKFFERDGDDLHCVMPISFPQAALGTELEIQTLEGAATIKVPEGTQSGKAFKLRGKGVPHLNSHGKGDLIVEIRVETPGKLNKQQRELLKQLSETMVVENTPTSRGLFEKVKDIFS; this comes from the coding sequence ATGGCGACGGCAAACGTGACGAAGGTTGATTACTACGAAGTGTTGAGTGTTTCGCGAGACGCGAGCGATCAGGAGTTGAAGACCTCCTATCGGAAGTTGGCCATGCAGTATCACCCGGATCGTAATCCAGACGACCCGAAGGCCGAGGAGAAGTTCAAGGAGTGCAGCGAGGCGTACCAGGTGCTGAGCGATCCCGAGAAGCGAGCCGCGTATGACCGGTACGGGCATGCTGCGTTTCAGGGTGGCGCTGGCGGTGCAGGCGGGCCGTTTGGCGGGGGTTTCAGCGGCAATGCGCAGGATCTTGGAGACATCTTCGGCGATCTGTTTGGCGAGATGTTCAACATGGGCGGGAGCGGGCGGCAGGCTTCGCGTGTGCAGCGTGGGCGCGATCTGCGGTACGACCTGACGCTCGAGTTTGAGGAGGCGGTCTTCGGCAAGGAGAAGGAGATCACCATCCGACGCACGGAGACGTGCACGGATTGCAAGGGCACGGGCGCGGCGAAGGGCAAGGCTCCCGTGACCTGCACGCAGTGCGGTGGACGTGGGCAGCAGAGGTTCCAGCAGGGCTTCTTCTCTGTGGCCCGGACTTGCTCGGTCTGCAGCGGGACGGGCACGTTGATCGTTGATCCATGCCAGACGTGCAAAGGTCAGACCGTGGTTCAGCGAGAGCACTCCATTTTGGTGAAGGTGCCTGCGGGCGTGGAGCAGGATACGCGGATTCGCTACTCGGGTGAGGGAGAGGCGGGTAAGTTTGCGGGGCCTTCCGGCGACTTGTATGTTGTGCTGAGTGTGAAGGCGCATAAGTTCTTCGAGCGTGATGGAGACGATCTGCATTGTGTGATGCCGATCTCGTTTCCGCAGGCGGCGTTGGGAACGGAGCTTGAGATTCAGACGCTCGAAGGTGCGGCGACGATCAAGGTTCCCGAGGGAACGCAGAGTGGGAAGGCGTTCAAGCTACGGGGTAAAGGTGTGCCGCATCTGAACTCGCATGGAAAGGGCGACCTGATTGTTGAGATTCGTGTAGAGACGCCAGGGAAGTTGAATAAGCAACAGAGAGAGTTACTCAAGCAGTTGAGCGAGACGATGGTGGTGGAGAATACGCCGACGTCGCGTGGGTTGTTTGAGAAGGTGAAGGATATCTTTAGCTAG
- a CDS encoding MFS transporter, with the protein MLKQTEQPSSASPSRYAHAWRALRHRNFRLYFTGQSISLIGTWMTRVATSWLVYRLTGSALLLGVVGFAGQIPTFLLAPFAGVLVDRLNRRNLLVWTQVLAGLQSLAIAVLTLAKVITIHEIIALSAFQGLINAFDMPGRQSFLVQMVSDDTGKPEKQDLSNAIALNSSIVNMARLVGPSLAGLVIAAVGEGYCFAIDGVSYIAVVVSLLMMRVPPSTVKRATTSMLEQLREGWSYVVNFRPIRTILTLFALLSLMGMPFIVLMPIFASQVLHGGPHTLGYLMGASGVGALVSALSLALRKSVRGLTTMIQIAAVMFGSGLILFGLSRHLALSLLLMLIVGFGMMQGLAASNTVIQTLAPEDKRGRVMSYYTMAFVGMTPFGSLLAGVLAHRFGAPHAVMITGAFCFAGAAWYTTQLRSIRAVMRPIYIEMGILKNPSEPVLEEQAGTN; encoded by the coding sequence ATGCTGAAGCAGACAGAACAGCCCTCATCCGCATCACCCAGCCGCTACGCCCACGCATGGCGAGCTCTACGCCATCGCAACTTTCGGCTCTACTTCACCGGCCAGAGCATCTCGCTCATCGGAACCTGGATGACCCGCGTTGCCACCAGCTGGCTCGTCTACCGGCTCACCGGTTCGGCCCTTCTGCTGGGAGTCGTAGGCTTTGCGGGTCAAATCCCCACCTTCCTACTGGCGCCCTTCGCCGGAGTCCTCGTCGACCGCCTCAACCGCCGCAATCTACTCGTCTGGACTCAAGTTCTCGCCGGCCTCCAGTCTCTCGCCATCGCAGTCCTCACTCTCGCTAAAGTCATCACCATTCACGAAATCATCGCCCTGAGCGCATTCCAGGGCCTCATCAACGCCTTTGACATGCCCGGCCGCCAGTCTTTCCTCGTCCAGATGGTCTCCGACGACACTGGTAAGCCGGAAAAACAGGACCTGAGCAACGCCATCGCCCTCAACTCCTCGATCGTCAACATGGCACGTCTCGTTGGCCCCTCTCTCGCCGGCCTCGTTATCGCAGCCGTCGGAGAAGGCTACTGCTTCGCCATCGATGGAGTCAGCTACATTGCCGTCGTCGTTTCATTGCTCATGATGCGTGTTCCCCCATCCACGGTCAAACGCGCAACAACATCCATGCTCGAACAGCTCCGCGAGGGCTGGTCGTACGTCGTCAACTTCCGCCCTATCCGCACCATCCTTACCCTCTTCGCGCTCCTTAGCCTCATGGGGATGCCCTTCATCGTACTCATGCCAATCTTCGCCTCGCAGGTTCTCCATGGGGGTCCTCACACGCTCGGCTATCTCATGGGAGCATCAGGCGTAGGTGCACTCGTCTCAGCTCTCTCGCTTGCACTGCGCAAATCTGTTCGCGGCCTCACCACCATGATCCAGATCGCCGCCGTCATGTTTGGCTCGGGACTCATCCTCTTCGGACTCTCTCGTCACCTCGCCCTATCCCTGCTCCTCATGCTCATCGTAGGCTTCGGCATGATGCAAGGACTCGCCGCCAGCAATACCGTTATCCAAACGCTGGCACCAGAAGACAAGCGCGGCCGCGTCATGAGCTACTACACGATGGCCTTTGTCGGCATGACACCCTTTGGCAGCCTTCTCGCTGGCGTCCTGGCCCACAGATTCGGCGCGCCCCACGCGGTAATGATCACAGGCGCCTTTTGTTTTGCCGGCGCTGCCTGGTATACGACTCAGCTCAGATCCATCCGTGCCGTCATGCGCCCCATCTATATCGAAATGGGCATCCTGAAAAATCCCTCCGAGCCAGTCCTCGAAGAACAAGCAGGCACCAACTAA
- a CDS encoding tetratricopeptide repeat protein has product MDKIAALTEILHADPTNAFARYGLAMEHISQGQTDTALAEFATLIHHNPDYVPAYQMSAQTLARLNRYSEAVTRLKDGLAAAQRTKNTHAASEMQTLLDDLTL; this is encoded by the coding sequence ATGGACAAGATCGCAGCCCTCACCGAAATCCTCCACGCCGACCCCACCAACGCCTTCGCCCGCTACGGCCTCGCCATGGAGCACATCAGCCAGGGACAAACCGACACGGCGCTTGCCGAGTTCGCCACCCTTATCCACCACAACCCCGACTACGTCCCCGCCTACCAGATGTCCGCCCAGACCCTTGCCCGTCTCAATCGGTACTCAGAAGCCGTCACCCGACTGAAAGACGGCTTAGCCGCGGCTCAACGCACCAAAAACACCCACGCCGCCAGTGAAATGCAGACTCTCCTCGACGACCTCACACTCTAA
- a CDS encoding OmpA family protein: protein MKKLRALRFTTLIALVTLPFALPSQRAIAQQTQLQGVIDGRSGPTMSLRLIGAPDATVLLTDSTDVGEVEGVFHGRTKQMPMTALIPGLPVQVKGALNDQNQLVADSVKFKGSDLKAAVDAQAGLQPTEQKVAANSAAIQQSQQELAAQQAALQAQQAQLTAEQQKIAANKAAIAADNKRFGELGQYNILGETTVLFGNGKTAVDPQYQAQLLQLAQQAKGITAYIIQVQGYASAVGSAALNQRLSSERASAVTAILEQQGQVPLTNMLAPGAMGTSNQVDSDKTAEGQAENRRVVVRILQNKGIAGS, encoded by the coding sequence ATGAAGAAGCTCCGCGCACTCCGATTCACCACGCTCATCGCTCTGGTCACTTTACCCTTTGCTCTCCCCAGCCAGCGTGCCATCGCGCAACAGACGCAACTCCAGGGAGTCATCGACGGCCGCAGCGGCCCCACCATGTCCCTCCGTCTCATCGGAGCACCCGACGCAACCGTCCTCCTCACCGACAGTACCGACGTCGGCGAAGTCGAAGGCGTCTTTCACGGCCGCACCAAGCAGATGCCCATGACCGCCCTCATCCCTGGCCTGCCCGTGCAGGTCAAAGGAGCGCTCAACGATCAAAATCAACTCGTCGCAGATAGCGTCAAGTTCAAGGGATCCGATCTCAAGGCCGCCGTGGATGCTCAGGCCGGCCTGCAACCCACCGAGCAGAAGGTAGCCGCCAACTCCGCCGCAATACAGCAAAGCCAGCAAGAGCTCGCCGCCCAACAAGCCGCCCTTCAGGCACAGCAGGCCCAGCTCACCGCCGAGCAGCAAAAAATCGCCGCCAACAAAGCCGCCATCGCCGCAGACAACAAGCGCTTCGGCGAACTCGGCCAATACAACATCCTCGGCGAAACTACCGTTCTCTTCGGCAACGGCAAAACCGCCGTAGATCCGCAGTATCAAGCTCAGCTCCTGCAGTTGGCCCAGCAAGCCAAGGGAATCACCGCCTACATCATCCAGGTTCAGGGCTATGCCTCTGCCGTCGGCAGCGCCGCACTGAACCAGAGACTCAGCAGTGAACGAGCCAGCGCCGTCACCGCAATCCTCGAGCAACAGGGCCAGGTGCCCCTCACCAACATGCTCGCTCCAGGCGCCATGGGCACCTCAAACCAGGTCGACTCCGACAAAACCGCAGAAGGTCAAGCCGAGAATCGCCGCGTAGTCGTCAGAATCCTGCAAAACAAAGGCATCGCAGGTAGCTAA
- a CDS encoding RsmE family RNA methyltransferase, producing the protein MTRRRWIADTWTATTATLTGDQAIHLARVLRAEPGQIYDVVAGGFLHRAEITSVSEAEVHFTLHEELESDAALPLHLLLAVFKFDHMEWAIEKATELGIARITPILARRTEKHLAQAALKRTERWRRIVLEASKQSRRTTIPEVADPTPLKQALAEEKSPTRILLSETEQALTLTAALTAAKSAQNETDTALAIGPEGGWTPEEMSLFTQHNWRHVTLGPRILRAETAAIAAIAIAATHLS; encoded by the coding sequence ATGACCCGCCGCCGATGGATCGCCGACACCTGGACCGCCACCACCGCAACCCTCACCGGCGACCAGGCCATCCACCTCGCCCGCGTCCTCCGCGCCGAACCCGGCCAGATCTACGACGTCGTCGCTGGCGGCTTCCTCCACCGCGCCGAGATCACCAGCGTCTCCGAAGCAGAAGTCCACTTCACCCTCCATGAAGAGCTCGAGTCCGACGCCGCCCTACCCCTCCATCTCCTCCTTGCCGTCTTCAAGTTCGACCACATGGAGTGGGCCATCGAAAAGGCCACCGAACTCGGCATCGCCCGCATCACTCCCATCCTCGCCCGCCGCACCGAAAAGCACCTCGCCCAGGCAGCCCTCAAGCGAACCGAACGCTGGCGCCGCATCGTCCTCGAAGCCTCCAAGCAATCCCGCCGCACCACCATCCCCGAGGTCGCCGATCCCACCCCACTGAAACAAGCCCTCGCCGAAGAAAAATCACCCACCCGCATCCTCCTCAGCGAAACCGAGCAAGCCCTCACCCTAACCGCAGCCCTCACCGCCGCAAAATCCGCACAAAACGAGACCGACACGGCCCTGGCCATCGGCCCCGAAGGCGGCTGGACTCCCGAAGAGATGTCCCTCTTCACACAGCACAACTGGCGACACGTCACCCTCGGCCCCCGCATCCTCCGCGCCGAAACAGCCGCCATCGCCGCCATCGCAATCGCCGCCACCCACCTGAGCTAG
- a CDS encoding Mrp/NBP35 family ATP-binding protein — protein MGHTGAGVPQGPQPLPGVAHVVAIGSGKGGVGKTTVAVNLAVSLGKLGYRVGLIDADIYGPNVPMMLGVTRQPNIVGENRIEPILSHGVKFISVGLISPGDKPMVMRGPMLHQIIRQFLQQVEWGELDFLIIDLPPGTGDVVISLVQTVPLTGAVVVSTGSGVALQDARKALEMFHQVNVEVIGLVENMSQMTLPDGQVIDVFGAGGTERTAAQFGLEFLGAVELDPQIREGGDKGLPVSLAGPESKLGRDFYLIAAKVAEKAKEIAAKSEDVLEIS, from the coding sequence ATGGGACATACAGGAGCAGGAGTACCGCAGGGGCCGCAGCCTTTGCCGGGTGTGGCGCATGTTGTGGCGATTGGAAGCGGTAAAGGCGGCGTGGGAAAGACCACTGTTGCGGTTAACCTGGCGGTTTCGCTGGGCAAGCTTGGATACCGGGTTGGGTTGATCGATGCAGATATCTACGGCCCAAATGTGCCTATGATGCTGGGGGTTACGCGCCAGCCGAATATTGTCGGGGAGAATCGGATTGAGCCAATCTTGTCGCATGGGGTGAAGTTTATTTCGGTGGGGTTGATCTCGCCTGGGGACAAGCCTATGGTGATGCGTGGCCCGATGCTGCACCAGATTATTCGGCAGTTTTTGCAGCAGGTGGAGTGGGGAGAGTTGGATTTTTTGATCATCGATCTGCCTCCGGGGACAGGCGATGTGGTGATTTCGCTGGTGCAGACGGTGCCGCTGACTGGTGCTGTTGTGGTTTCGACGGGCTCGGGTGTGGCGTTGCAGGATGCGCGGAAGGCGTTGGAGATGTTTCATCAGGTGAATGTGGAAGTGATTGGCCTGGTGGAGAATATGTCGCAGATGACGCTGCCGGATGGGCAGGTGATCGATGTGTTTGGCGCTGGCGGGACGGAGCGGACGGCGGCGCAGTTTGGGTTGGAGTTTCTTGGGGCGGTAGAGCTGGACCCGCAGATTCGCGAGGGCGGGGATAAAGGGCTGCCAGTGTCACTTGCAGGGCCGGAGTCGAAGCTGGGGAGGGATTTCTACCTGATTGCGGCTAAGGTTGCGGAGAAGGCGAAGGAGATTGCGGCGAAGAGTGAGGATGTGTTGGAGATCTCGTAA
- a CDS encoding acyl-CoA thioesterase, translated as MSDLVLERTVAESQSERSEIVLPADSNALGSLFGGRLMQYIDLVGAMAASRHARAFTVTASMDHLDFVAPVRVGELLILKASVNRAFRTSMEIGVRVMVEDVREQRLRHVSSAYLTFVAVDREGNRLVVPQVVPETEHQKRRFEDAGRRREMRAGETQRKKEMRAALGAGWHV; from the coding sequence ATGAGCGATTTGGTTTTAGAACGTACGGTGGCTGAGTCGCAGTCGGAGCGGAGCGAGATCGTCCTGCCTGCAGACTCGAATGCGTTGGGAAGCTTGTTTGGCGGACGGTTGATGCAGTACATCGACCTGGTGGGAGCGATGGCTGCTTCGCGACATGCACGAGCCTTTACAGTGACGGCGAGCATGGATCATCTGGACTTTGTTGCCCCGGTGCGAGTTGGAGAGTTGCTGATTTTGAAGGCGAGTGTGAACCGTGCGTTTCGGACTTCGATGGAGATTGGTGTGCGGGTGATGGTTGAGGACGTGCGGGAGCAACGGTTGCGCCATGTTTCTTCGGCGTATCTGACGTTTGTCGCAGTGGATCGCGAGGGGAATCGACTGGTTGTTCCGCAGGTTGTTCCGGAGACAGAGCACCAGAAGCGTCGATTTGAGGATGCAGGGCGACGACGGGAGATGCGCGCTGGTGAGACGCAGAGGAAGAAAGAGATGCGCGCAGCGCTTGGAGCGGGCTGGCACGTTTGA
- a CDS encoding vWA domain-containing protein, whose amino-acid sequence MKRVRYTKFTGDLASSFGLEDLMQALSDFLLDSGFNDPMSRFQEFDGDQTMENLREAIRQALDSGELFDDEAQEKYEALSEDQVEELIDQIIQKMQEQNFINAEMPEQGEGQQGGGDGEARFEVTDKGMDFLGYKALRELLGPLGKSNLGRHDTRHEAAGVETNGSSKLYEFGDTLNLDITATLSSVFAREGLATAVEGEEHAPLNIYHSDIHVHQSDYQSSCATVVLLDCSHSMILYGEDRFTPAKRVAMALSHLIRTQFPGDTLNLVLFHDTAEEIPVSQLSRVKVGPHYTNTREGLRMAQRILARQNKDMKQIVMITDGKPSALTLPDGRIYKNAFGLDPLVISETLEEVARCKRSNIMINTFMLASDFSLMQFVQKVSAMCRGKAYFTTPENLGNYLLMDFMSRRMKTVH is encoded by the coding sequence ATGAAGCGCGTCCGATATACAAAGTTCACCGGCGACCTCGCCTCCTCCTTCGGCCTCGAAGACCTTATGCAGGCTCTGTCTGACTTCCTGCTCGACTCCGGATTCAACGATCCCATGTCCCGTTTCCAGGAGTTCGACGGCGATCAGACCATGGAGAACCTCCGCGAGGCCATCCGCCAAGCCCTCGACTCCGGCGAACTCTTCGACGACGAAGCCCAGGAAAAGTACGAAGCACTCTCCGAAGACCAGGTTGAAGAGCTCATCGACCAGATCATCCAGAAGATGCAGGAGCAGAACTTCATCAACGCCGAGATGCCCGAACAAGGCGAGGGTCAGCAAGGGGGTGGTGACGGAGAGGCCCGTTTCGAGGTCACCGACAAAGGCATGGACTTCCTCGGCTACAAAGCCCTCCGTGAGCTTCTCGGCCCACTGGGAAAATCCAATCTCGGCCGCCACGACACGCGACACGAGGCCGCCGGCGTTGAGACCAACGGCAGCTCCAAGCTCTACGAGTTCGGCGACACCCTCAACCTCGACATCACCGCCACGCTCTCCAGCGTCTTCGCCCGCGAAGGCCTCGCCACCGCCGTTGAAGGCGAAGAACACGCCCCACTCAACATCTACCACTCTGATATCCACGTCCACCAGTCTGACTATCAATCCTCCTGCGCCACCGTAGTCCTCCTCGACTGCTCCCACTCCATGATCCTCTACGGCGAAGACCGCTTTACACCGGCGAAACGCGTCGCCATGGCGCTCTCTCATCTCATCCGTACCCAGTTCCCCGGCGACACCCTCAATCTCGTGCTCTTCCACGACACCGCCGAAGAGATTCCCGTCTCTCAACTCTCTCGCGTTAAAGTTGGTCCTCACTACACCAACACCCGCGAAGGCCTCCGCATGGCCCAACGCATCCTCGCTCGCCAAAATAAGGACATGAAGCAGATCGTCATGATCACCGACGGCAAGCCTTCTGCACTCACCCTTCCCGACGGCCGCATCTACAAAAACGCCTTCGGCCTCGATCCCCTCGTCATCTCCGAAACCCTCGAAGAAGTAGCCCGCTGCAAGCGCTCCAACATTATGATCAACACCTTCATGCTTGCCAGCGACTTCTCCCTCATGCAGTTCGTACAAAAAGTCTCTGCAATGTGCCGCGGCAAGGCCTACTTCACCACGCCCGAAAATCTAGGCAACTACCTCCTCATGGACTTCATGTCGCGCCGTATGAAAACCGTTCATTAG
- the hrcA gene encoding heat-inducible transcriptional repressor HrcA — protein MADAERVSARQRAILTAIIESYIETGEPVGSGTIARLQLGESSGLSPATVRNEMAELADAGLLEQPHTSAGRIPTARAFRMFVEQLSGGANPRIDAGRLSARSRSEIDSNFVGLAGTQAVLERTSHVLATLSSGVGVAIAAAADGEMLEHVHFSRLAPSRVLAVVVTRSGLVRDRVLALDKDLTVRELEIASNFLNENFRGWSVERVRAEIARLVEREQNEYQRLLNSVQQLWMKTVPEAGIPVQTVYVDGVANLVGSQEDRERLREVLTALEAKQRLVELLNAYIDARQESVRVVFDLEEQAPEMAGLVLIAAPARMGGESRGTVGVIGPKRIHYENTMNAVSYIAQVFDRILHPVD, from the coding sequence ATGGCGGATGCGGAGCGGGTTTCGGCGCGGCAGAGAGCTATTCTGACGGCCATTATTGAGAGCTACATCGAGACGGGTGAGCCGGTCGGGTCGGGTACGATCGCGCGGCTGCAACTCGGGGAAAGCTCGGGGCTTAGTCCAGCTACGGTGCGGAACGAGATGGCGGAGTTGGCAGACGCGGGTCTACTGGAGCAGCCGCATACGTCGGCGGGGCGAATTCCCACGGCGCGGGCGTTTCGGATGTTTGTGGAGCAGTTGAGCGGCGGCGCGAATCCCAGAATTGATGCGGGACGGTTGTCGGCCCGATCACGATCAGAGATAGACTCGAATTTTGTTGGACTTGCGGGGACGCAGGCGGTGCTGGAGCGGACGTCGCATGTGCTGGCTACGCTGTCGAGTGGGGTGGGTGTAGCGATTGCGGCGGCGGCGGACGGGGAGATGTTGGAGCATGTACATTTTTCGCGGTTGGCTCCTTCGCGGGTGCTGGCTGTGGTGGTGACCCGAAGCGGGCTGGTGCGAGATCGGGTGCTTGCGCTCGATAAAGATCTGACTGTAAGGGAGTTAGAGATTGCGTCGAATTTTCTTAATGAGAACTTTCGCGGTTGGAGCGTGGAGCGGGTCAGGGCTGAGATCGCGCGGCTGGTGGAGCGGGAGCAGAACGAATATCAGAGGCTGCTGAACTCGGTGCAGCAGCTTTGGATGAAGACGGTGCCGGAGGCTGGGATTCCGGTGCAGACGGTGTATGTGGATGGAGTTGCGAATCTTGTTGGTTCTCAAGAGGATAGGGAGCGTCTGCGGGAGGTTTTGACGGCGCTGGAGGCGAAGCAGCGATTGGTGGAGCTGCTGAATGCGTATATCGATGCGCGGCAGGAGAGTGTGAGGGTGGTGTTCGATCTGGAGGAGCAAGCTCCTGAGATGGCTGGACTTGTGCTGATAGCAGCGCCAGCGCGGATGGGCGGCGAGAGCCGGGGGACGGTTGGGGTGATTGGGCCGAAGCGGATTCACTACGAGAACACGATGAATGCGGTGAGCTATATCGCGCAGGTCTTTGACCGGATCTTGCATCCGGTCGATTGA
- a CDS encoding sigma 54-interacting transcriptional regulator, translating into MATSLPTTLGSLRASEFTPARLARSVKDELRENLIAKLRESAKTKAPLFPGIVGYEDTVVPQIVNAVLSKHNFILLGLRGQAKSRILRSLTTLLDPHSPYVAGSEVRDNPYAPISKFSRDLIAKMGDETPIAWMTPDDRFVEKLATPDVTVADLVGDIDPIKAARSNQDLGSELTMHYGLLPRANRGIFAINEIPDLAGKIQVALFNIMQEGDVQIKGYPVRLPLDVAIVFSANPEDYTARGKIVTPLKDRIGSEIRTHYPEDVEEGIAITTQEAWSKRPASEIEIPHYIRQIVEQIAFSAREDKKVDKRSGVSQRLPISTMELVISNAERRALLHDESVAVPRVGDIYTALPGISGKIELEYEGEMRGADTVIREIIRQSVATVFDKYFAATNTQQIEQWFNLGGTVQLNDAQASSGSLEELKQIQGLIEKLSPLEINSKSKPEITVSAAEFLLEGMYAHKRLSRTEERSFSAAEKKSRNDQASQYAEKMREREIERDDYAKNRTRRGFN; encoded by the coding sequence ATGGCGACCTCACTCCCGACCACCCTAGGCTCTCTTCGCGCCAGTGAATTCACCCCAGCCCGCCTGGCACGCAGCGTTAAAGACGAGCTTCGCGAAAATCTCATCGCCAAACTCCGCGAATCTGCGAAGACCAAGGCTCCGCTCTTCCCCGGAATCGTCGGCTACGAAGACACAGTCGTCCCCCAGATCGTCAACGCTGTCCTTTCAAAGCACAACTTCATCCTCCTCGGGCTCCGCGGCCAGGCTAAATCCCGCATCCTCCGCTCGCTCACAACCTTGCTCGATCCGCACTCCCCCTACGTCGCCGGCTCAGAGGTGCGCGATAACCCCTACGCGCCCATCTCCAAGTTCAGCCGCGACCTCATCGCAAAGATGGGCGACGAGACACCCATCGCGTGGATGACTCCCGACGATCGCTTTGTAGAAAAACTTGCTACACCCGACGTCACCGTAGCCGACCTCGTCGGCGACATCGACCCCATCAAAGCCGCGCGCAGCAACCAGGACCTCGGCAGCGAGCTCACCATGCACTATGGCCTGCTCCCACGCGCCAACCGCGGCATCTTCGCCATCAACGAGATCCCCGATCTCGCTGGCAAAATTCAAGTTGCCCTCTTCAACATCATGCAGGAGGGCGACGTCCAGATTAAGGGCTATCCCGTCCGCCTGCCACTCGACGTTGCCATCGTCTTCTCCGCTAACCCCGAGGACTACACCGCTCGCGGCAAGATCGTCACGCCACTCAAAGATCGCATCGGCAGCGAAATCCGCACGCATTATCCCGAGGACGTAGAAGAAGGCATCGCGATCACCACTCAGGAAGCCTGGTCCAAGCGCCCGGCCTCGGAGATCGAGATCCCTCACTACATCCGCCAGATCGTCGAACAGATCGCCTTCTCCGCTCGCGAAGATAAGAAGGTGGATAAGCGCAGCGGTGTTTCGCAACGACTCCCCATCAGCACCATGGAGCTGGTCATCTCGAACGCCGAACGCCGCGCCCTTCTTCACGATGAATCAGTCGCCGTACCTCGTGTCGGAGACATCTACACAGCGCTCCCTGGCATCAGCGGCAAGATCGAACTCGAGTACGAAGGCGAAATGCGTGGAGCCGACACCGTCATCCGCGAGATTATCCGTCAGTCTGTCGCCACCGTCTTCGACAAATACTTCGCCGCAACCAACACGCAGCAGATCGAGCAGTGGTTCAATCTAGGCGGAACAGTCCAGCTCAACGACGCACAGGCGTCCAGCGGTTCGCTCGAAGAGTTGAAACAGATCCAAGGGCTTATCGAAAAACTCTCACCGCTCGAAATCAACTCGAAGTCAAAACCAGAGATCACGGTCAGCGCCGCAGAGTTCCTACTCGAAGGTATGTACGCTCACAAGCGCCTCAGCCGCACCGAAGAGCGCAGCTTCAGCGCTGCCGAAAAGAAATCTCGCAACGATCAGGCATCACAGTACGCCGAGAAGATGCGCGAACGCGAGATCGAACGCGACGACTATGCCAAAAACCGTACCCGCCGCGGCTTCAACTAA
- a CDS encoding nucleotide exchange factor GrpE: MRSSKEMQDEINGQGVVDPEVGVGSDVEPINEVSPEKAELEQVKGERDQLLDRLARLQAEFDNARKREIKERADSRDYTISNTVEPFLGVMDNFQLALKADGTAEQLRAGVELILKQMEDALKGLNVQAVETVGTQFDPRIHEALGSIETKEFPDHQVLEEIRRGYKIREKLLRPALVRIAANPDQVAD, translated from the coding sequence ATGAGGAGCTCTAAAGAGATGCAGGATGAGATAAACGGGCAGGGAGTTGTTGACCCGGAGGTGGGTGTGGGTTCTGACGTTGAGCCGATTAACGAGGTTAGTCCGGAGAAGGCTGAGCTGGAGCAGGTGAAGGGCGAGCGGGATCAGTTGCTGGATCGGCTGGCGCGGCTGCAGGCCGAGTTCGACAATGCGCGGAAGCGTGAGATCAAGGAGCGGGCCGACTCCAGGGACTACACGATATCGAATACGGTTGAGCCGTTTCTTGGAGTGATGGATAATTTTCAGCTGGCGCTGAAGGCGGATGGAACGGCGGAGCAGCTGAGAGCCGGTGTGGAGCTGATTCTGAAGCAGATGGAAGATGCGCTGAAGGGGCTGAACGTTCAGGCGGTTGAGACCGTGGGGACACAGTTTGATCCTCGAATCCACGAGGCTCTGGGGAGCATCGAAACGAAGGAGTTTCCAGACCACCAGGTGTTGGAGGAGATTCGCCGGGGATACAAGATTCGTGAGAAGCTGCTGCGTCCGGCTCTGGTGAGAATTGCGGCGAATCCAGATCAGGTTGCGGATTAG